The Mus pahari chromosome 2, PAHARI_EIJ_v1.1, whole genome shotgun sequence genomic interval GCCCTCCATCTCTTCTTTACAGCAGACAAAGTCATGGCTGTAAGGTACAGGGACGACTGAGTCGCAAACCTGTCTAAAACCTGGCCTAGTCAGTTTTCACTTAGCTCAGGAAAGGCCATGCTTTGGATGGATTACAAGGGCCTACGTGGTCTGCCTTTCTTTGCTTCCcagctggcttcttttctctctctctctctctctctctctctctctctctctctctctctctctctctgatttatttatttattaggtgagtacactgtagctgtcttcagacaccccagcagagggcgtcagatctcgttaaggatggttgtgagccaccatgtggttgctgggatttgaactcaggatcttgggaagagcagccagtgctcttaactgatgagccattttGGCTTCTTGCAAGAACAGCAGCTTCCTCGTCCTCAGACCCGAGCAGCAAGCGTGCTCTCACCTCAGCACCTTCGTTCGCTCTGTGCTTAGAGCACGTTCCTCTCAGGCAGCCACAGGAAACTGCCACCACGTCCTCCTCCTGAGCTTCTGGCCGTGTTTCCAGGGTCAGGCCTGGATTCCTTCCTATGGAGCAGGCCTCAGATCCAATCTAAAAGCAGGCGGTTATCTTCACAACCTTTGTGCTGCCATTTGCTCTACGtttttgcctaacatgcacattCTTGGTGAGGCCTACCTTGactcctcccttttttttttttttttttttggtgtgaaaCCCAGGGCTTGGTTCTTGCTAAACAAGCTTTGACCACTGAGCTTTGTCATCAGCTTCCTGCTTACTCTTGAATCTTGAATCCCGTAACCTGTCCCCCACTGTAGATTTcttatctgcctctgtatttcctTCTCACCTTACCCTAATAACCTAAGATACCGctattgtgtgtgtttctttctgttgaaACGTGAACTTTCAGGGGGAagagtgttttgtttgctgttaCAGAGTGTTGCCTGCCACTTCATCAGTACCGTGTAAATACTGGCTGAAGTCAGTGAGTGATGGTACATAGTGATCTCGGGAGCAGCAGATACACTTTGCTGTTTCCTGAGTAATGAAGCATCATTAAGTAAAAGCCTCCAGGTAGGAGAATACCATGGTAGGAGAAACTACAGTTTTAGAATTTTGGTTTTTGAAGTGGGCTTACTATGTCCAGTAGGGTGACTGTGAATCACAGAGGTGTGCCTGCATCTGCTTCTTTAGTGCTGGtagtaaaggtgtgcaccatggAACTCagcttaggttttatttttttttctgatgttagGGATTGTGTACTAGGTAAGTCTGTATCACATAACTGCATCACAATTCTCAAGAAATTTAGTTTCGGGTCTTCCTGCCTATCTTGagtaagggtttctctgtgtagccctggctgccctggaactcgctctgttgaccagactggcctcagactcagagatccgcctcctgcgtgctggggtcaaaggtatCACCACTACCGCCTGTCTGGCTGGAGGTTTCTATTCGTACCGGCTTTGCATATCTCCATTGGGACTTAGTAAGCCTGCAGGTGGCACAAAGGAAACATTGTTACCTGTACTAGACGGCATGTAACGTGAGAACACGAGGATTCAGTTTAAAGAGCTTGAGTTATTTTTCTTGACTGTTTAATAGGCAAAAAGAGTAGGCTTTCTGACATGGGAAAATATAGCCAGTGAAATCCCAgcaccgggaggcagaggcaggtggacctctggagttcaaggccagccttgtttacagagtgagttccaggatagccaaggctacatagaaaaatcctgtcttaaaaccaaaaccaaaaccaaaccaaaccaaaccaaaccaaaccaaaccaaaccaaaccaaaccaaactgctGCTCATGGAATGTACCTGAGGCCTCATGCTTGCTGTTTTCCTTGATAGGGCATCTGACTGGAAGCTAGATCAACCTGATTGGACTGGTCGCCTGCGAATCACTTCAAAAGGGAAGATTGCCTACATCAAACTGGAAGATAAAGTTTCAGGTAAGTGCAGCTCCTCAGGCGTGGTGGATGCTGGGTAGTGTGGTAGTAAGTCTCCTCTGTTAAGGACTGACTTGGGGAAATGCCGGTTGGCTGAGTtagctttgctgctgctgctcagagaTGCCTTTTTCCTACCGTTAGGGGAGCTCTTTGCTCAGGCCCCTGTGGAACAGTATCCTGGGATTGCTGTGGAGACAGTGACTGACTCCAGCCGCTACTTTGTGATTAGGATCCAGGATGGCACAGGTAAGAAATCTGGGCTTCTCGGTGGGATAAAGTTAGGGAAATAGGTTGTACCCTAATAAAATCGTGTCCTCATTAtgcttctcttccttttacaactttttctttcctctttttcagtGTTACTATGATGCTATTGAAGGGAAAAggattaatatttataaatgtgagCTTATGCTCATTTTGTTAAGTTAATCAAAGTGCTTATTTAACAAAAGAGAGCATGTTATTTTGGGTTTTGATGGACTTGTCTTGAATTACAATTTCTACGGCAgcatttctcagccatttcttcattttatttttttaagacggACTCTTACTATGCTCCTGGTTGATGCAATAAATGCTagttaggctggccttgaactcagagatgggcctgcctctgctgggctcatggttgtgtaccaccatgcccgccTCTTGGTAGTTTTTAATAGGTTGGTAACCAAGGACAATAAATATTTCAGCACAGGCCAAATTGTGACTGCAGCTCTTAGTTTGCTGGTTGCAGAGTGAAGTAGCTACAGGCACACTCCCGTCGGTGGGGCTCTATTTCAGTGGAGCTTCATTGTCAGGCTTGTGCTGTGGGAAGAGTTGGCCTATCGGTTGCATGTTATCTGCTGACTGCTGGCCTGTGAGAAGAGTCTAAGCAGATCTTATGCGTCTTGTATGACACGTAGCTCTGATAGGCAGAAGTCGTCACAGGGAGCATGCTTTCTGAGATCCCTCCTTCTCACAGGGCGCAGCGCGTTTATTGGCATCGGCTTCACGGATCGGGGAGATGCCTTTGACTTTAACGTTTCCCTGCAAGATCACTTCAAGTGAGTGAAGCTTGCTCTTGGTTTTCGGGGTACATAATTATGGGGTACTGCCTGCGCGGGTGTTTCTCTCCCACATGCCTTACTTAGCAGTCTGGTCTGTGCTTCTTCCTTATCTTTGTGCCTGGTCTCGTCTTTCCATGCAGCCCGTAAGATACTTTAGATCCTCGTGCAGTGGTTTGTGTTGATGCCTGGTTAAACCCATGGGGAATTTGCCcttgattttaaaaagatgggGGACGGTGGCCCACAGCAGCAGCGACTGTTCATGGGCAGCTGTGCACCATTCCTGTCACGCACGCAGATGATGTGTTCCATGCTTGCGTGTGAGCTTGGCACAACTGTAGTGACCAGCACCCAGTACCACATCACTTCCTGTCTCTAGGACACTGTGGGTCTTTATTCCTTCAGGACTCTGAAGTCCAAAGCCCAGAGATGGAACCAGGAAGGACCTAGTAACTAACACAGCTCCTCTGGGGCAGTACGCAGGCACAGGGCTAAGAACTCTCGAGAGGGATGTGTCTACCACACACTTGGTATGGCTTCTCACTCTGAAAGTTTGTAtagttttttcattttctctctcatgtTATATGGGTCCCCCACTCTGCTTTCTGGAATTTCAGTTCATCTGAGTGAGAGATAATCAGATTTGGGTCAGACTGCTTCAGGTAATTGCAAGCTGAGATTAAATTCTTATTTCCCCAAAGGTGGGTAAAGCAGGAAACTGAGATTTCCAAAGAATCACAGGAAATGGATAATCGTCCTAAGTTGGATTTAGGCTTCAAGGAGGGACAGACCATCAAGTTGAGTATTGGGgtaagtgtgattttttttctttacgttttattatatgtgtatggatgtttggcCTGCATATGTTCGTGCACCACAGGCATTCAGTGTGGAGGCTAGGagagggtgttgaatcctctggactggagttatagatggctgttaGCTGCCGTGgggggtgctgggattcaagcctgtgtcctctgggagagcagtcagagCAAGACAAGGTATCACTGTATAACccaggtggcctggaacttgctatgtagatcaggctagccttgaattcacataCCCACCTACTTCTTCCTCTCTCGTCCTGTGGTTCAGGGTGTGTGCTGACTGGGTAGgagggttttattattattttcctgtgattctgtgggTCTGTGACATCCCCCTCTCTCTTGTAGAACATTACAGCCAAGAAAGGAGGTGCTTCTAAGCCCCGGGCCTCAGGGACGGGGGGCCTGAGCTTACTCCCACCTCCACCTGGAGGCAAAGTCACTATTCCCCCACCATCCTCCTCAGTTGCCATTAGCAACCATGTCACCCCACCACCTATTCCAAAATCTAACCATGGAGGTAATGATTCAGGTAAGTGTTGTACTTAACTTGACAATAACCTTAAGTTAGGTTTTAAGTGGATAATCCATTTACAAGGGATTTTTTGTAGGAAGGTGTTTTTGGGACCGACAAGCTGATGTTGGGGAGGGATCAGAAATTTCCTGGGGAAGTGCTGTTTGGTAGTGCTCTGACAGAAGCCATGTGCT includes:
- the Necap1 gene encoding adaptin ear-binding coat-associated protein 1, which codes for MAAELEYESVLCVKPDVSVYRIPPRASNRGYRASDWKLDQPDWTGRLRITSKGKIAYIKLEDKVSGELFAQAPVEQYPGIAVETVTDSSRYFVIRIQDGTGRSAFIGIGFTDRGDAFDFNVSLQDHFKWVKQETEISKESQEMDNRPKLDLGFKEGQTIKLSIGNITAKKGGASKPRASGTGGLSLLPPPPGGKVTIPPPSSSVAISNHVTPPPIPKSNHGGNDSDILLDLDSPAPVSTSAPAPVSTSNDLWGDFSTASSSVPNQAPQPSNWVQF